One stretch of Heterodontus francisci isolate sHetFra1 unplaced genomic scaffold, sHetFra1.hap1 HAP1_SCAFFOLD_570, whole genome shotgun sequence DNA includes these proteins:
- the LOC137362305 gene encoding apoptosis-associated speck-like protein containing a CARD isoform X1 encodes MPRTARQCLLDALDDLEEDQFSRFKSDLREVAIKPGFRKIPWGKLEKAKTLDVAKLMVDSYRDAYSGELAVQILREMGKQDTSDNLEQELRSVLQPVAQESSRAAVLQPVAQESSRAAVLQPVAQESSRAAAPAGHPIDQHFTRIVQGFNSVDGVLDTLLAAGVLTPEHYDSIRTKAPKQEKIRELLTVIRGQGQGAKDQLWKAMVETDRYFTSSLTGE; translated from the exons ATGCCCCGCACCGCGCGTCAGTGCCTGCTGGATGCGCTGGATGATCTGGAGGAAGACCAGTTCTCCCGATTCAAATCCGACCTGCGGGAGGTCGCCATCAAACCTGGGTTCCGCAAGATCCCCTGGGGCAAACTGGAGAAAGCCAAGACTCTGGACGTAGCCAAGCTTATGGTGGATTCTTACCGGGATGCGTATTCCGGGGAGCTGGCGGTCCAGATCCTGAGGGAAATGGGGAAGCAGGACACCTCCGACAATCTCGAGCAGGAGCTGAGGAGTG TTCTCCAGCCAGTGGCCCAGGAATCGAGCAGGGCAGCCG TTCTCCAGCCAGTGGCCCAGGAATCGAGCAGGGCAGCCG TTCTCCAGCCAGTGGCCCAGGAATCGAGCAGGGCAGCCG ctccagcaGGTCACCCAATTGACCAACACTTCACGCGCATCGTCCAGGGTTTCAACTCGGTTGACGGAGTTCTGGACACCCTACTCGCTGCAGGAGTCCTGACCCCTGAGCACTATGACAGCATCCGCACCAAGGCGCCGAAACAGGAGAAGATACGGGAGCTACTGACGGTCATTCGTGGTCAAGGACAGGGTGCCAAGGACCAACTTTGGAAGGCCATGGTCGAGACAGATCGATATTTCACCTCCAGTCTGACCGGCGAGTGA
- the LOC137362305 gene encoding apoptosis-associated speck-like protein containing a CARD isoform X4, whose product MPRTARQCLLDALDDLEEDQFSRFKSDLREVAIKPGFRKIPWGKLEKAKTLDVAKLMVDSYRDAYSGELAVQILREMGKQDTSDNLEQELRSVLQPVAQESSRAAAPAGHPIDQHFTRIVQGFNSVDGVLDTLLAAGVLTPEHYDSIRTKAPKQEKIRELLTVIRGQGQGAKDQLWKAMVETDRYFTSSLTGE is encoded by the exons ATGCCCCGCACCGCGCGTCAGTGCCTGCTGGATGCGCTGGATGATCTGGAGGAAGACCAGTTCTCCCGATTCAAATCCGACCTGCGGGAGGTCGCCATCAAACCTGGGTTCCGCAAGATCCCCTGGGGCAAACTGGAGAAAGCCAAGACTCTGGACGTAGCCAAGCTTATGGTGGATTCTTACCGGGATGCGTATTCCGGGGAGCTGGCGGTCCAGATCCTGAGGGAAATGGGGAAGCAGGACACCTCCGACAATCTCGAGCAGGAGCTGAGGAGTG TTCTCCAGCCAGTGGCCCAGGAATCGAGCAGGGCAGCCG ctccagcaGGTCACCCAATTGACCAACACTTCACGCGCATCGTCCAGGGTTTCAACTCGGTTGACGGAGTTCTGGACACCCTACTCGCTGCAGGAGTCCTGACCCCTGAGCACTATGACAGCATCCGCACCAAGGCGCCGAAACAGGAGAAGATACGGGAGCTACTGACGGTCATTCGTGGTCAAGGACAGGGTGCCAAGGACCAACTTTGGAAGGCCATGGTCGAGACAGATCGATATTTCACCTCCAGTCTGACCGGCGAGTGA
- the LOC137362305 gene encoding apoptosis-associated speck-like protein containing a CARD isoform X3, producing MPRTARQCLLDALDDLEEDQFSRFKSDLREVAIKPGFRKIPWGKLEKAKTLDVAKLMVDSYRDAYSGELAVQILREMGKQDTSDNLEQELRSVLQPVAQESSRAAVLQPVAQESSRAAAPAGHPIDQHFTRIVQGFNSVDGVLDTLLAAGVLTPEHYDSIRTKAPKQEKIRELLTVIRGQGQGAKDQLWKAMVETDRYFTSSLTGE from the exons ATGCCCCGCACCGCGCGTCAGTGCCTGCTGGATGCGCTGGATGATCTGGAGGAAGACCAGTTCTCCCGATTCAAATCCGACCTGCGGGAGGTCGCCATCAAACCTGGGTTCCGCAAGATCCCCTGGGGCAAACTGGAGAAAGCCAAGACTCTGGACGTAGCCAAGCTTATGGTGGATTCTTACCGGGATGCGTATTCCGGGGAGCTGGCGGTCCAGATCCTGAGGGAAATGGGGAAGCAGGACACCTCCGACAATCTCGAGCAGGAGCTGAGGAGTG TTCTCCAGCCAGTGGCCCAGGAATCGAGCAGGGCAGCCG TTCTCCAGCCAGTGGCCCAGGAATCGAGCAGGGCAGCCG ctccagcaGGTCACCCAATTGACCAACACTTCACGCGCATCGTCCAGGGTTTCAACTCGGTTGACGGAGTTCTGGACACCCTACTCGCTGCAGGAGTCCTGACCCCTGAGCACTATGACAGCATCCGCACCAAGGCGCCGAAACAGGAGAAGATACGGGAGCTACTGACGGTCATTCGTGGTCAAGGACAGGGTGCCAAGGACCAACTTTGGAAGGCCATGGTCGAGACAGATCGATATTTCACCTCCAGTCTGACCGGCGAGTGA